One Corynebacterium yudongzhengii DNA window includes the following coding sequences:
- the tgt gene encoding tRNA guanosine(34) transglycosylase Tgt translates to MKDLTFEVGALLDGAHGRTGRIHTPHGPIDTPAFIPVATKATVKTLTPEQIRATGAQAILSNAYHLYLQPGAEIVDEAGGVAAFENWHGPTYTDSGGFQVMSLGAGYKKVLAMDTAGLTRNDIRAAEKERLAIVDDDGVNFKSHLDGSRHRFTPEVSMQIQHALGADLIFAFDELTTLVEPRAYQETSVERTRRWAERCLTEHDRLTRLRADKPRQSLWGVVQGAQYEDLRRVAARGLEELSRRAEDEGRRGFGGYGIGGAIEKENLGTIVGWVCEELPVDKPRHLLGISEPDDLFAAVEAGADTFDCVAPTRLARRGGVYTLDGRMNLTAARFKRDFRGVDEEFGGYVSENYSRAYLHHLLKAKEFLAGTLCTIHNLEFMIRLVDDIRAHLNAGTYREFRDAFMARYYAHGGRAQAGV, encoded by the coding sequence ATGAAAGACTTAACCTTCGAGGTGGGCGCGCTTCTCGACGGCGCTCACGGCCGCACCGGGCGCATCCACACCCCGCACGGTCCCATCGACACCCCGGCGTTTATCCCCGTGGCCACGAAGGCGACGGTGAAAACCCTGACCCCGGAACAGATCCGCGCCACCGGGGCGCAGGCGATCTTATCGAACGCCTACCATCTCTACCTGCAGCCCGGCGCCGAGATCGTCGACGAGGCCGGGGGAGTGGCCGCCTTCGAAAACTGGCACGGGCCCACCTACACCGACTCCGGCGGCTTCCAGGTCATGAGCCTGGGCGCGGGATATAAGAAGGTCCTCGCCATGGACACGGCGGGGCTGACCCGCAACGATATCCGGGCCGCCGAAAAGGAGCGCCTGGCGATCGTCGACGACGACGGCGTGAACTTCAAGTCGCATCTCGACGGCTCGCGCCACCGCTTCACCCCCGAGGTGAGCATGCAGATCCAGCACGCGCTCGGCGCGGACCTCATCTTCGCCTTCGACGAGCTCACCACGCTCGTCGAGCCCCGCGCCTACCAGGAGACCTCCGTCGAGCGCACTCGCCGGTGGGCCGAGCGCTGCCTGACAGAGCACGACCGCCTGACCCGCTTGCGCGCCGACAAACCCCGGCAGTCGCTGTGGGGCGTGGTCCAAGGCGCGCAGTACGAGGACCTGCGCCGCGTGGCCGCCCGCGGGCTCGAGGAGCTGTCCCGACGCGCCGAGGACGAGGGCCGGCGCGGCTTCGGCGGCTACGGCATCGGCGGAGCGATCGAGAAGGAGAATCTGGGCACGATCGTCGGGTGGGTGTGCGAGGAGTTGCCCGTCGATAAGCCCCGCCACCTGCTGGGGATCTCCGAACCGGATGACCTCTTCGCCGCCGTCGAGGCCGGCGCCGACACCTTCGACTGTGTGGCGCCCACCCGCCTGGCGCGCCGCGGCGGGGTGTACACCCTCGACGGGCGGATGAACCTCACGGCCGCGCGCTTCAAGCGGGACTTCCGGGGCGTCGATGAGGAATTCGGCGGCTATGTCAGCGAGAACTACTCGCGGGCGTATCTGCACCACCTGCTCAAGGCGAAGGAGTTCCTCGCCGGCACCCTGTGCACCATCCACAACCTGGAGTTCATGATCCGGCTGGTCGACGACATCCGCGCCCACCTCAACGCCGGCACCTACCGCGAGTTCCGCGACGCGTTCATGGCCCGCTACTACGCCCACGGCGGCCGGGCGCAGGCTGGTGTCTAG
- a CDS encoding queuosine precursor transporter: MTAEAPRHVRTGTTIFPVLVAVSAAVFLISNITATKGVQIGPFVLDAAFFLFPLGYVVGDVISEVYGFRNARLAIFTSFGITILAAVCFYIAIWLPEADFYDNQEAFASVLGLVPQIILASLAGYAVGQLLNAWALVQIKKRTGEKSLWARLLGSTVIGQFGDTLLFCAIAAPVIGVATAGDFINYVLVGFAWKTALEALLLPITYAVVGAVKRHENY; the protein is encoded by the coding sequence ATGACAGCAGAAGCACCCCGCCACGTCCGCACCGGGACCACCATCTTCCCCGTGCTCGTGGCCGTGTCCGCCGCCGTGTTTTTGATCTCCAACATCACGGCGACCAAGGGCGTCCAGATCGGCCCCTTCGTGCTCGACGCCGCGTTCTTCCTCTTCCCGCTGGGCTACGTCGTCGGTGACGTGATCAGCGAGGTCTATGGCTTCCGCAACGCCCGGCTGGCGATCTTCACCAGCTTCGGCATCACGATCCTAGCCGCGGTGTGCTTCTACATCGCCATCTGGCTGCCGGAGGCGGACTTCTACGACAACCAGGAGGCGTTTGCCTCCGTGCTCGGGTTGGTCCCGCAGATCATCCTCGCCTCCCTGGCGGGTTATGCCGTCGGCCAGCTGCTCAACGCGTGGGCCCTGGTGCAGATTAAGAAGCGCACGGGCGAAAAGTCGCTGTGGGCGCGCCTTTTGGGCTCGACCGTGATCGGCCAGTTCGGCGACACCCTACTGTTCTGCGCGATCGCCGCCCCGGTCATCGGCGTGGCCACGGCCGGCGACTTCATCAACTACGTCCTCGTCGGTTTCGCCTGGAAGACCGCCCTCGAGGCGCTACTGCTGCCGATCACCTACGCCGTCGTCGGCGCGGTCAAGCGCCACGAAAACTACTAA
- the gluQRS gene encoding tRNA glutamyl-Q(34) synthetase GluQRS: protein MNAKAGRYAPSPSGDLHFGNLRTAVLAWLFARLSGRRFYLRVEDIDSQRSSRTSAERQIEDLQALGIDFDGEVIYQSERLGRYEEVLGELEERGLIYECYCTRRDIQVAASAAHARPGIYPGTCRDLNPAERERKRAETAAAGRVPSLRLRTDTASFTVHDYFAGEYASDVDDFIIRRGGNIGQAGDFAYNFVVVIDDGDCGIDQITRGDDLLDSSGRQAYLADLLGFQVPSYVHVPLVLGPEGKRLAKRDGAVTLREMSAQPGGRGGVVKRLCASLGYPETATLQELLEVFDPTEMPREPVVFDDAFDQEPR from the coding sequence ATGAATGCTAAAGCTGGTCGCTACGCCCCCTCGCCGAGCGGGGACTTGCATTTCGGCAACCTGCGCACCGCGGTCCTCGCGTGGCTGTTCGCCCGGCTGAGCGGCCGCAGGTTCTACTTAAGGGTAGAGGATATCGACAGCCAGCGTTCTTCGCGGACGTCCGCCGAGCGCCAGATCGAGGACTTGCAGGCCCTAGGCATCGACTTCGACGGCGAAGTTATCTACCAGTCCGAGCGCCTCGGCCGCTACGAGGAGGTCTTGGGTGAGCTGGAAGAGCGCGGCCTGATCTACGAGTGCTATTGCACCCGCCGGGATATCCAGGTCGCCGCCTCGGCGGCGCATGCGCGCCCCGGGATCTACCCGGGCACGTGCCGTGACTTAAACCCCGCCGAGCGCGAGCGCAAGCGCGCCGAGACCGCCGCCGCGGGACGCGTGCCCTCGCTGCGCCTGCGCACAGACACCGCTTCTTTCACCGTGCACGACTACTTCGCCGGCGAGTACGCGAGCGACGTCGACGACTTCATCATCCGCCGCGGCGGCAACATCGGCCAGGCCGGCGATTTCGCCTATAACTTCGTGGTGGTCATCGACGACGGCGACTGCGGCATCGACCAGATCACGCGTGGCGACGACCTGCTCGACTCCTCCGGCCGCCAGGCCTACCTCGCGGATCTGCTGGGCTTCCAGGTCCCCAGTTACGTCCACGTCCCGCTGGTTTTAGGCCCGGAAGGCAAGCGCCTGGCCAAGCGCGACGGCGCGGTGACCTTGCGGGAGATGAGTGCGCAACCCGGTGGGCGCGGAGGCGTCGTCAAGCGGCTCTGCGCCTCGCTGGGCTACCCGGAGACGGCGACGCTGCAGGAGCTTCTTGAGGTCTTCGATCCCACCGAGATGCCCCGCGAGCCGGTGGTCTTCGATGATGCTTTCGATCAGGAGCCGCGCTAG
- a CDS encoding ABC transporter ATP-binding protein/permease yields the protein MKKTFFSPGNPAIWVQSALIGVRALAVGVALLAIGKILGAAFSDATLPTGWVIAGIAGIIMAALAAYAAVRASGKSQCVESARIRDGLMRHAFGLGPARFRGRETGAMVAMFTDSVEAVTKYRQGYLGQLVGSLLTPLITLGLIAVFVDWLTALILLIAIPFVPLVVGGFQRFFSSDASASRRMRGKLSAQFLEAVQGLSTLVGIGAAQKVGDQLEGVGEDNRQALMKVLARNQLLLFVMESGFSLFLISVAITMSWLRLDAGVIGVGEALAVVLLTSQLTTPINSVGGFFYIGMVGRGGQKAMSAFLQRSAGAGDSADQARADADADADADSGAVVTFDDVHFAYGDNPVLRGVDLNVQGATSLLGASGSGKTTLLSIAAGDLVPDQGCVSVNGVALTPASQDLVRAQSAVVQQHTWLFHASLADNLRLARHDATDEELWAALEQVDLREWAESLPEKLATPVGERGMSVSGGQAQRISIARAIVAGRDLIIMDEPTSQVDLESEAVIEQSVEKLAEHATVLMATHRTSMAKGRVLSVIEGKVSE from the coding sequence ATGAAGAAAACGTTTTTCTCTCCGGGCAATCCCGCGATCTGGGTGCAGTCCGCGCTCATTGGGGTGCGCGCGCTCGCAGTCGGGGTGGCGCTGCTGGCGATCGGCAAGATTCTCGGCGCGGCGTTTAGCGACGCCACCCTGCCCACCGGCTGGGTCATCGCGGGTATCGCCGGGATCATCATGGCGGCGCTGGCGGCCTATGCGGCGGTGCGGGCCTCGGGGAAGAGCCAGTGTGTGGAGTCCGCGCGCATCCGCGACGGGCTGATGCGCCACGCCTTCGGGCTCGGGCCGGCGCGTTTTCGCGGCCGGGAGACCGGCGCGATGGTCGCGATGTTCACCGACTCGGTGGAGGCCGTGACCAAGTACCGCCAGGGATATCTGGGCCAGCTCGTCGGCTCGCTGCTGACCCCGCTGATCACCCTGGGGCTCATCGCGGTGTTCGTCGACTGGCTGACGGCGTTGATCCTGCTCATCGCCATCCCGTTTGTGCCGCTCGTGGTGGGTGGGTTCCAGAGGTTCTTCTCCTCCGATGCGAGTGCTTCTCGACGGATGCGTGGAAAGCTCTCAGCCCAATTCCTCGAAGCCGTCCAGGGCTTGTCGACGCTCGTCGGCATCGGTGCCGCCCAGAAAGTCGGAGACCAACTCGAAGGCGTGGGCGAGGATAACCGCCAGGCGCTCATGAAGGTGCTGGCCCGCAACCAGCTGCTGCTGTTCGTGATGGAATCCGGCTTCTCGCTGTTTCTCATTTCGGTGGCCATCACCATGAGCTGGCTGCGCCTGGATGCCGGCGTCATCGGCGTCGGCGAGGCACTCGCGGTGGTGCTTCTGACCTCGCAGCTGACCACGCCGATCAACTCCGTCGGCGGGTTCTTCTACATCGGCATGGTCGGCCGCGGCGGGCAGAAGGCTATGAGTGCTTTTCTTCAGAGAAGCGCCGGGGCTGGGGATTCGGCGGATCAGGCTCGTGCTGATGCTGATGCTGATGCTGATGCTGATTCCGGGGCCGTGGTCACCTTCGATGACGTGCACTTCGCCTATGGCGATAACCCGGTCCTTAGGGGCGTCGATCTTAACGTCCAAGGGGCGACGTCGTTGCTGGGGGCGTCGGGAAGCGGCAAGACCACTCTGCTGTCCATCGCCGCCGGGGACCTCGTACCCGACCAGGGCTGCGTCAGCGTCAACGGAGTAGCGCTCACCCCGGCGAGCCAGGATCTGGTGCGCGCGCAATCCGCGGTGGTGCAGCAACACACCTGGCTCTTCCACGCCAGCTTGGCAGATAACCTGCGACTGGCCCGCCATGACGCCACGGACGAGGAGCTGTGGGCCGCCCTCGAGCAGGTCGATCTGCGCGAGTGGGCAGAAAGCCTGCCCGAAAAACTCGCTACCCCGGTCGGGGAACGCGGCATGAGTGTCTCGGGCGGTCAGGCGCAGCGCATCTCGATTGCGCGGGCGATCGTCGCCGGGCGCGACCTCATCATCATGGACGAGCCGACCTCGCAGGTGGACCTGGAATCCGAAGCAGTGATTGAACAATCAGTGGAGAAGCTCGCAGAACACGCCACCGTGCTGATGGCCACCCACCGCACGTCCATGGCCAAGGGGCGCGTACTCAGCGTTATCGAGGGGAAGGTGAGTGAGTAA